From the Endozoicomonas sp. Mp262 genome, the window CTTATCACTGCTATAGCGAACTATATGATGGACATGAAGTTGCCGCACTGCATTACCCAACGCCGCCACATTCATTTTTTCACCCGCAAAGTGTTCCTTGAGGGCACGAGCCAATCCTGAAGACTCTTGCATAAACTGTTGCTGCTGCTCCCCGGTTAAGTCATGCAGCTCTTCCATACCCGCAATCCTTGGAACCAGGATAAACCAGGGATAGTTAGTATCATTGAGCAGCAATAACCGGCACAGAGGAAAATCGCCCATAATAAAACAGTCCTGAACCAGCTGCTGATCCAGCTCGAATAATGGATCCATACTTCATCCCGAAAAATAAATCGCTACTATAGCAGCTATTCCCGTGACATCAATTAAATCACTGCAACAGCAAGGCTTACAGTAAATTCCAAATGGAGTGATTTCGCACAAAATAACGTCTACTTTTGATAGGGATACTTTATCAATGGCTGTCTCTCATGGCTTATCCATTCCAAAAAAGTCGTAAGCATCTTTGTGCAAACAGTTTAATTACTACGATTTCTGAAAGTTATGAGCAAATTCCAGATGTCCGACCAAACAAGGATTCCAGAAAAATAACAATACATGATGCCTCCATGTCCGCTTTTGCCATGATGCATCTCAAGTACCCATCGCTCCTCTCGTTTGAGCGTGATAAAACAGAGCAAGAAGTAAGGCATAACCTTGAGCACCTGTATCAGATAAAAAAACGTGCTCCCTGTGATACCAGTATGCGGGAAATCCTGGATCCAATAGATCCCGTAGAGTTCAAAAAGCCTTTTAAGACATTGCTGTCTAACGTCCAAAGGGGCGGATTACTGAAGGCATTCGAATTTCACTGCGGGAACTTGAAAAATCACTACTTGCTCCCGATCGATGGAACTGGGCTATTTTACTCCTGCAATAATAAAAAACCTTGTCAGGAGTGCTGTACTAAAAATAAGGGAAAGGCCAACGAAGCTCACTACCACCAGTTAATGGCAGCATGCATTGCTCACCCGGATCAAAAAACAGTCTTGCCATTGGCACCGGAAGCCATAGTTTGCCAGGACGGTTCGACCAAAAATGACTGTGAAAAAAATGCCATTAAACGGTTGTTTGCCACCATACGAGAGCATCACCCACGTCTAAAGTTCGTTATTCTTCTGGACAGTCTTTATGCTGACAACCCCACTGTCCAACTGATTAAGAGTTATGGCTGGCATTACATCATTGTCGCGAAAGATGGCAACCATGCCTCGCTGGTTGAAGCGATGGATGAGCTGGATAAAGAAGGAAAAGTTCACCGTGCTGAAAAAGTTAATGAAGAGACTGGAATTAAGTGGTGGTTTCGCTATGCCAATGACGTCAGGCTGAACAAGGCAAAATATGCAGAACAGGTTAATGTGCTTGATTTTGTCGAAACCGATAAAAAAGGTAAACAGCATATCTGGTGCTGGGTGACTGATATTCCGCTTAACGAAGAAACCATAGAACCCGTCATGAAAGGAGGGCGCTGCCGATGGCATATTGAGAACCAGACGTTTAACACCCTGAAAAATCAAGGCTACGATCTCGAACATAACTACGGTCACGGTGAGAAGCACTTAGCCACAAATCTGGCCTATCTGACGATGCTTGCTTTTCTCGTAGATCAAATACAGGAACTGTGCTGTCCCCAGTTTCAGGAAGCTTTAAGAACCCGCTCAAAAGGAGTCCGTATAGCATTATGGAAATGGATACAGGGCTATTTTTTGCATTGGCTGATAAAAACGTGGGAGGGGCTTTTTTACACAGTAACTCATGGTATTGAAGAGAAAAGGGTGATTCCATTCGATACATCATAACCGGCCATATCGTAGCTACGTTCAGGGGTGACATTTTTTCTTTAAAGCTCCGCTTTGTTAATTGGCGGCTCAGTTTTGATCGGCTTCATTATTTTTGCTGCCTTATTGTCAATACCAACGATCATCGACGTTCATCATGCGGGAATAGCTGCTACTATAGCTGAGCCAACTCACTACCGCACCATTACTAAGGTGAAAAAAAAACAGCGACCCCTTAAAATGCCTGTTTGTTTTTGATTGGATACCGGTTAGAACACACATGCGAACCAGTCAGTATTTGATTCCTACCTTAAAGGAAACCCCTTCCGATGCCGTGGTTGTCAGCCACCAGCTGATGCTGCGCGCCGGAATGATCCGCAAACTGGCCTCCGGCCTCTACACCTGGCTGCCAATGGGCCTGAAGGTTCTGAAGAAAGTCGAGCAAATTGTTCGTGAAGAGATGAACCGCGCCGGCGCCCTGGAAACCCTTATGCCGGCAGTACAACCGGCCGAGCTCTGGCAGGAAAGCGGTCGCTGGGAACAATACGGACCGGAGCTGCTCCGCCTGAAAGACCGCCATCACCGGGACTTTGTCATTGGACCTACCCATGAAGAAGTCATCACGGACCTGATGCGTAATGAGCTAAAAAGCTATAAGCAACTGCCCATCAACCTGTATCAGGTGCAAACCAAATTCCGTGATGAAATCCGCCCTCGCTTTGGTCTCATGCGTGGCCGTGAGTTCCTGATGAAAGACGGCTACTCCTTTCATGCCAATACTGACTGCCTGAAGCAGGAATTCCAGAATATGCATGAAACCTACTGCCGGATCTTTGAGCGGCTGGGCCTGGATTACCGTGCTGTGGAAGCAGACAGTGGCTCCATTGGCGGCACAGGTTCCAGGGAATTCCATGTACTGGCCAAATCCGGGGAAGATGCCATCGTCTTCAGCGATGGCAGTGATTATGCCGCCAATATTGAAAAAGCCGAGGCACTGGCTCCCACCGAAGAGCGGGCAGCCCCTGCCCAGGAAATGGCGCTGGTTGATACCCCTGACGCCAAAACCATTGAGCAGTTGGTCAGCCAGTTTGACCTGCCTATTGAAAAGACCGTTAAAACCCTGATTGTTGCAGCCGCTGAAGAAGCAGAAAGCGACTATATTGCCCTGCTGGTTCGTGGTGATCACGAACTCAATGAAATTAAAGCGGAAAACCTGCCCGATGTGGCATCCCCCCTGCGATTTGCCACAGAAGAGGAAATTTGCAACATCATGGGGGCTGGCCCAGGCTCCTTAGGCCCCGTTAACAGTAAAATCCCCTGCATTGTTGACCGCTCCGTTGCTGTCATGTCTGATTTCAGCGCTGGCGCCAATATTGATGGCAAACACTACTTTGGCATTAACTGGGAGCGTGACTGCCAATTTGACCAGGTGGAAGACCTGCGCAATATCGTTGAAGGCGATCCAAGCCCCTGCGGTAAAGGCAAGCTATTTATCAAGCGGGGCATTGAAGTAGGCCATATCTTCCAGCTGGGCACCAAGTACAGTGAAGCCATGAATGCCACTGTCCTGAATGAAAATGGCAAAGCCGTTACCCTGGCCATGGGCTGCTATGGCATTGGCGTATCCAGGACAGTAGCCGCAGCCATTGAACAAAACCACGATGATCGCGGTATTATCTGGCCCGATGCCATTGCACCCTTCCAGATTGCCCTGGTGCCTCTGAAAATGGAAAAATCGGAAGCTGTCCGTGAAGCGGCCGAAAAACTCTACAAAGAGCTGACTGAAGCCGGTTATGAAGTGCTTATGGATGACCGCAAGGCTAGCCCTGGCGTAAAATTTGCCGATATGGAACTGGTTGGCATTCCCCATCGTGTGGTTCTTAGCGACCGTGGACTGGCCAATGGCATGGTGGAATACAAGCACCGCACCGCCACAGACAAGGAAGATATTGCCCTGGATGATATCCTTCAACTGCTTAAGGAAAAGGCAGTACGCTAACCCCCTGAACCTGGCAGTAGCATGGATCATGCTACTGCTCTTTCTTTTTATTTATCCTTCCCCCACCCCGGGGCAGCAACCTGACAGAAAACTCCATAACCTGCTCAAACAGGCTGCCAGGGAAATTTCCAGCTTTGGCGACCCCTTTGATGCTGAAGTCTGGCTAACGGACATGTCTGGACGAATGGAGCCGTTTATAAAAAATCCGGAACAACGCATTACCTTACTAAAAAAAATTCATCAGGAAGCCAGGCGAAATCAATTACCTCCAGAGCTGGTTCTTGCTGTCATTCAAACGGAGTCAGCCTTTGATCGCTTTGCGGTATCTTCTGCCGGAGCCCAGGGACTGATGCAGGTCATGCCTTTCTGGAAAAATGAAATTGGTCACCCCCGGGATAATCTCACCGTTACTGAAACCAATCTCCGCTATGGCTGCCAGATTTTAGGTGATTACCTGAAGAAAGAAAAAGGCAACCTGACCCGTGCCCTGGCACGATATAATGGCAGTATCGGCCAGTACTGGTATCCCGAACGGGTATATAGCAACCTGGAAAAGTACTGGACTACCCCACAGTAAAATCAAACATTTCCTGCAAAGGCACATCAACCACACTAACAGCGGTTACCTTGGCCATCCGCGGCCCCTGATGTAACCATTTCTCAAGTTCGGCCAACGGCTCAGGTTCACCGCACATGAGGACTTCAACCCCACCATCAGGCAAATTTTTTGCCCACCCGGTAATCCCCAGAGTCATGGCCTGCTGCCGGGTTGCCCCCCTGAACCAAACGCCTTGAACGCACCCTTTCACCAGGGCACGTCTGCATTGTTTAGCCACCTGCTTTTACCTTTTGCTGCTGTTCACTGATATACCCCTTAATACTTTCACCGGTCTGCGGTCCATAAAGCGTATCAACCAGCTTGCCTTCCGGATTAATAATATAGGTTGCGGGCAAAACCTGAGGGGATTTTACACCGAGCAGAGGTAACGGATTTTCCTCTATAACAGGAAAAGCAATAGCCATGGACTTCACTTTGTCTTTAAGCGGCTGCCCCTTCTCTTCATCAAAGTCATAGCCAACCACTCTAATTTCACCTTTACCGGACAGACTGTTGAGGTGGGGTATTTCCTCCCGGCAGGGATCACACCATTCTGCCCATATATTCAGGGCAAGCCATCGCCCCTGGCTGTCCTTCAGGTTGATTTTCTGGCCATCAATCGCATTGAAATCCGGCTTCTGGCAGCCTGCAATAATTATGAAGAGAAAAGCAACCCATCCCCCCCTGAAGAAACGCATCTGCCTCATAGCCTGGATTCCTGTCTTTAACTTGAATTCAATGGTTAACGTC encodes:
- a CDS encoding HIT domain-containing protein, with translation MDPLFELDQQLVQDCFIMGDFPLCRLLLLNDTNYPWFILVPRIAGMEELHDLTGEQQQQFMQESSGLARALKEHFAGEKMNVAALGNAVRQLHVHHIVRYSSDKAWPGPVWGRFPAQPYGQNEVNEVMVRLVPLLGESFQPLNDKGRHYG
- a CDS encoding transposase, which gives rise to MAYPFQKSRKHLCANSLITTISESYEQIPDVRPNKDSRKITIHDASMSAFAMMHLKYPSLLSFERDKTEQEVRHNLEHLYQIKKRAPCDTSMREILDPIDPVEFKKPFKTLLSNVQRGGLLKAFEFHCGNLKNHYLLPIDGTGLFYSCNNKKPCQECCTKNKGKANEAHYHQLMAACIAHPDQKTVLPLAPEAIVCQDGSTKNDCEKNAIKRLFATIREHHPRLKFVILLDSLYADNPTVQLIKSYGWHYIIVAKDGNHASLVEAMDELDKEGKVHRAEKVNEETGIKWWFRYANDVRLNKAKYAEQVNVLDFVETDKKGKQHIWCWVTDIPLNEETIEPVMKGGRCRWHIENQTFNTLKNQGYDLEHNYGHGEKHLATNLAYLTMLAFLVDQIQELCCPQFQEALRTRSKGVRIALWKWIQGYFLHWLIKTWEGLFYTVTHGIEEKRVIPFDTS
- a CDS encoding proline--tRNA ligase codes for the protein MRTSQYLIPTLKETPSDAVVVSHQLMLRAGMIRKLASGLYTWLPMGLKVLKKVEQIVREEMNRAGALETLMPAVQPAELWQESGRWEQYGPELLRLKDRHHRDFVIGPTHEEVITDLMRNELKSYKQLPINLYQVQTKFRDEIRPRFGLMRGREFLMKDGYSFHANTDCLKQEFQNMHETYCRIFERLGLDYRAVEADSGSIGGTGSREFHVLAKSGEDAIVFSDGSDYAANIEKAEALAPTEERAAPAQEMALVDTPDAKTIEQLVSQFDLPIEKTVKTLIVAAAEEAESDYIALLVRGDHELNEIKAENLPDVASPLRFATEEEICNIMGAGPGSLGPVNSKIPCIVDRSVAVMSDFSAGANIDGKHYFGINWERDCQFDQVEDLRNIVEGDPSPCGKGKLFIKRGIEVGHIFQLGTKYSEAMNATVLNENGKAVTLAMGCYGIGVSRTVAAAIEQNHDDRGIIWPDAIAPFQIALVPLKMEKSEAVREAAEKLYKELTEAGYEVLMDDRKASPGVKFADMELVGIPHRVVLSDRGLANGMVEYKHRTATDKEDIALDDILQLLKEKAVR
- a CDS encoding lytic transglycosylase domain-containing protein, which gives rise to MISFNCLRKRQYANPLNLAVAWIMLLLFLFIYPSPTPGQQPDRKLHNLLKQAAREISSFGDPFDAEVWLTDMSGRMEPFIKNPEQRITLLKKIHQEARRNQLPPELVLAVIQTESAFDRFAVSSAGAQGLMQVMPFWKNEIGHPRDNLTVTETNLRYGCQILGDYLKKEKGNLTRALARYNGSIGQYWYPERVYSNLEKYWTTPQ
- a CDS encoding acylphosphatase, with the translated sequence MAKQCRRALVKGCVQGVWFRGATRQQAMTLGITGWAKNLPDGGVEVLMCGEPEPLAELEKWLHQGPRMAKVTAVSVVDVPLQEMFDFTVG
- a CDS encoding TlpA family protein disulfide reductase, coding for MRQMRFFRGGWVAFLFIIIAGCQKPDFNAIDGQKINLKDSQGRWLALNIWAEWCDPCREEIPHLNSLSGKGEIRVVGYDFDEEKGQPLKDKVKSMAIAFPVIEENPLPLLGVKSPQVLPATYIINPEGKLVDTLYGPQTGESIKGYISEQQQKVKAGG